Genomic DNA from Penaeus monodon isolate SGIC_2016 chromosome 4, NSTDA_Pmon_1, whole genome shotgun sequence:
ctctctctctctctctctctctctctctctctctctctctctctctctctctctctctctctctctctctctttcgttctttgctctttctctttctctctttctttctttctctctatatttatctctctctctctttcagtatcAATCCTACTTGAACTATTCCTCTGTtactattccccttttctttgctaaatatttaatctttatttcctGCGGTTCCCtgttgcctcccctcccctcccctcccctcccatcccttcgccgtctttcttctccttttttccatacATTGTACCATCCCAGGGACCCCCGctaccctcctcctgcccccacccccctctacaCGACCACATGTGAACCCGAGGAAATTCCTGTAGCCAAGGATGCAAGGACtgcacccccttcccctcgtcctttcctttacccctctacaccctacctctccttcttgatattctccatctcctctttctttccttttagttTCTTGTTCGTGgtatcctcgtcctcctcttctttcttaaattttttttctttttttcgcctcttttcttttttttcatctcattattctcttctccttttttacatcgctttcttcttctcattttttccttcttcgcctcctgttccttttcttctttttctttttctcccttcttcttcttcttcttcttcttcttcctcttcttcttcttcatcttcttcttcttcttcttcttctcttcttccttcttcatcttcttcttctacttcttccccccttccttcccccgtaCTCCCCGTGGGCTGGCCTTTGTACAGTACGGGTTGAACATTCCTTGGTCATTTTTTATGGGTCAGTGCGTTATGCCTCTATCGTTTCTCTCTGCGGTACAGTATGGAAAggcgtgaggggagggagggagggaagaagtgaggggagggagggaagaagagaaagagtgaaggagtgaaggtgcgatggggagagggatggaaagagtgaggggagggagggagggagagagggaaggagtgaaggaggagtgagggaaagagtgagggggaaggtgaCTGCAAGAGGATGGTGAGGTGAGAgagggatgtgtttgtgtgtgtgtgtgtgtgtgtgggggggggggggttaaggggctCTTCACCCAGCGTCCAAGGAAATTCCTCGATGGGTGAGGTCAGGCGCCAGATGACCGCGCAGTACCCGTGTGAATGGTTCCCCGCCCTGACCCATTCACCTGTCAGCATTAAGGACCGCCTTCTTGTCCCCCGGTACCCCGGCCCTagccatctacccccccccccacccgcccatgCACCTGCCTATTCACCGATCCACGCCCCCAACCGCCTTCCATGTACCCGCCCATTCTCTAATCCACGCTCTTGGCCGACCCCTCACCGATCCTGCCATTATCCATCTCTCACCCTCCAGGTACTCCCCATACACCTTACCACGCTTCCAATAAACCCATACATAGAGACCCCATCTTCAACCCAtgcttccaccccccaccccactcccccgccACAAACAGTCTCCAGCTCATGCTCGCAGGCATTCCCCCATGCACCCACAGATTCCCCAGTCtatatccctctcttcccccatacACCCATCCCTCTCCAACCCACGCTCCGAGTTCCATCCAGACACCCACCCATTTTCTCAACCTTCCCCCATACACCCACTCATCCAAcccccttatcctcttccccACCCATATCTCCACCCACTTATCCCCCCTTATCCACTTCCCCACCCATTCCTCCACCCTGACCCACGCTCCCGCCCACGCCCGACTGTCGCACGCCCAAGGTTGAGCGGAGACCTCGCATCACCGCGCGGCATCCACCGGGGGCCAGGCGTTTGAACTCCGGAAATAAAGGCCGATAAGCGAGTATTCCAGCGCCACTGAAGAGGCTCTTGTCAGGATGCCGGCGAGGAGAGATGTCCGTCCGTTGAGAAATAAATAACTAGGTGGCGTGGCGGGCGTAGCGGTGTAGCGGGTTTAGCGGTGTAGCGGGGTGGCTAACGTAGCAATGTGGTGGAGCGTATTGGGGTGGCGAGTGTAGCGGTGTGGCTGACGTAGTTGTGTGGCGGGCATAGCGGTCTGGCGGGCGTAGTGGTATGgggtgatggcggtggtgatgaggatggtgatgccAAGGAttatgacgacgacgatgatgttaatgatggtgatggtgatgatggaggaaaatgataatgattatgctggTGATTGtgaagatagtgatggtgatCATGGTGATGGTAAGGAGTAAGATGtttataacaatgacgatgacaaagacgaaaataataacaacaaacaacaacaataacataataagaaaataaaacaaacagaaataagacaccacatacacacccacaaactctCATAAAGAAGACCCATCGGGTGTGATCCGCGAAGCCCAAATAGTGAGGAAAACGAGCGTCTTTAGCCGGGAGTTCCGGGGGCCAAAAACCTGCTTGGAGAGAGAGGTATGTAGGTAACCGTGTCTGTGAGCGCGCGAACCGTGAGCCGCTCGTCTGACCTACACAGTCCAGGCTCCAGGATCTGAGGGAGGCCATGgcgcaggggagggaggaggaggaggaggaggaggaggaggaggaggaggaggaggaggaagaggaagaggaagaggaagaggaagaggaagaggaagaggaagaggaagaagaagaagaagaagaagaagaagaagaagaagaagaagaagaagaagaagaagaagaagaaaaagaagaagaagaagaagaagaagaagaagaaggagagagaagaaggaggaggaggaggaggaagaggaagagagagaagaagaagaagaagaggaagaataagaagaaggaggaggaggagaaaggaaggaaggaaagaggaacaacaacaacagcatcaacaaataataataataataataataataataataataataataataatagaggggCGTTAGAGGATTGGAAGATGGAGGTCAAACTTGGGGGTCGAGGTGGAGTAAGAAGAGTTAGGATTGAGGATGTGGAATGATAAGGTGgaaggcaagaggaagaggaagaagaaataagaaggagaaggaagaacaaggcgaggaagaaaaggagtaatGAATAGCAAATAGAAGGAAGAGCAGagtgaggaataaaaaaaagagaagtgtgatgtgtgagtgagaatgtgtgcgtttgtgtttatgtttgtgtttgtgtttatgtgtgcgcgtatgcttgtatgtgtgttggttgttgctgtgcgtgtgtggtgcgtgcgtggtggtggtgtgtggtggtgtgtggtgtgtgtgtgtgcgtgtgtgtgtgcgtgtgtgcgtgcgtgcgtgtgtgcgtgtgtggtgtgtgtgtgtgtgtgtgtgtgtgtgtgtgtgtgtgtgtgtgtgtgtgtgtgtgtgtgtgtgtgtgtgtgtgtaagataggcTCGGGCTTTGGCGGGAGAACTCTCGGGGCGGCCAGGCAGTGTTGCCAAATTTAGTGTGTGCACTTAACCTTTTGCTGCATACACGCCCATAGTGCCAAATGTCGCTTGCGGCGGGACTTGTGTCTCCCTCTGGGATAATCACTCGCGAGCTTTACGTTTAATCCTTTGTCGCATTTTGCCGAGGCTTCCGAAGGCGCGCGAAGCTTGCATAAATGCGATTCCGGCGAGAGACTTTCCTTTctgtgtttttccccccttcgttTGGACCGCGGATTGTGAGAGAACGTGGCAGGGTCTGTGTGGTCGGATAAACACCGCCCCACTCTCACAGGGAGATTAATTACCTTCCGTCAAGGTAAACTGACGAGCGAGAATAGATGAGGGATGGATAATGGGAATGgctggggggtgtgggggggagttaGCAAGTTGTGCAAGGAAGGCAACTTTTTGGTTCTAGGTAATCTCGCGTATCgttgtggtggagggagggagaaagggaaaagggagaggataaaagaaagagtagggaggagaacagaacagaaaagaaaagaaaagaaaggggagaaaacagaggggaggagaagagaagagaggggaggagaggagaagagaagagaagagaaaagtaaagaaaagaaaagagagacagtaaagtgagagagagagagacggtaacaaacaaacatttggcaaacagacaaacaaacaaagaatcaaatacccagagagaaagagagagagacagataaacagacagaggcagacagacgcagacagacagaccccacGAGAGATGATGCGCAGTGAATTGGCATCACTTATAGGTCCGGGCGAGGAAATTCCAACGGGAACGACGCCATTCCCCGCGCAACGGAAAAAAAGGATGGTacgaatgagggggaggggatgggatgggaaggggaggagaggagaggaggcgatgggaaggggaagagaggaggggatgggaagggaagggaagggaggaggggaaggggaagagaggagaggggaggatgggaagggaaggggaggatgggaaaggaaggggaggagaggaggggatgggaaggggaggagaagggaaggggaagagaggagagggtaggatgggaagggaagggaagggaaggggaggagaagagggggtgggaaggggaggagacgagaagaggggatgggaagggaaggggaagggaggagggaaggaagggagagaggaagggatgggaggagaggatggtggaaggatatgggaggagaggagtagaaacctctctatcttctccctactttattatccattatctgTGGTTCCATCCACCCTACCCCTTCTACTGTATGCATAACCCCTAACCACCCCTTTCTCCTTACCCCGTGCCACCTACTCCttacctctcaccctttcccataCCCCTTACGCTTTACTCTTTACCTTATATCTTTTACCCCTTACTTCTTGCCACATATCCCTTAGAGTCTTAACCCTTACCCTTTACCACTTACCTTCTACCCCATACCCCTTACCCATACCCTTTGCGTCTTACCTTTACCCACACTCCTTACCCTTTACTCCTAACCCCTTACCCATACTCCGTTtgcgctctccccccccctccttacataCCTTTGCGTACTTTACATCCTCCTACCTAACCCCTTACGCAACTCCGTGTGGCCTCCCCGAATCGCGGCTTCACGGCGCCAGGAGACCTTAGCAGCGTCTGCATCAGACGGCAGTGGATGGGAATTAGGGCCAGTGCAATGTTGCTAGACGAGTGAGCCGCTCTTTTGTTGCAACGGTCTTTTGGCGCGGGGATGATCGGCCGAGACGGGGTCAAGGTGGGGTTGCtcggggggtaagggggtgggggaagggatggatggatgggggtaagggtggggcggacgggggaggggtagggtaagggaggggtaagggtggaTAGGGATGGGGTAGGGTGGATAGGATAGGGACGGGGGTGGCTGGATTAGGTGCAAAGGGTGGCTGGGTtcgatgggggggaagggggagggggaaggggagaggacgaTGGTACACGGGCGGAGGTCAAAGGGTGAGGGGTGGCTAGGacagagtgaagggaggggaggggtgataggGGGAGAGCGTggtagggggtgagaggggaagggttgagggaggatggggggtggatggaggaaagaaggaagggggggaggagttgaATGAAGATGGATGGATAACGAAGAAGAAATTGGTTCAGGAAATGTGCTTTGGTATTATTTGTTGCGTTATTTTCTTTAATTCGCTCTTTTAGTGACACTAATTGTTTCAAATTATGATTAagataacaacattaaaaacttGATTCCCAATatgttattttacaaaatatatataaaaatgatgctACTAACAAAGAGATGATTAAGGAAATATAATTTGTGATtcgattttgaaatttatataatttttttacacctgcaagtaatgatgaaaatgaaaataacagtcaTCACCCGCGCCGCAGTATTCTCCCCGTAGATGAGCCTCGCTCGTGTGATTTCATTTTAACGGTTATCAAATTGCAATTaagatctttttcttttcgctGGCCTTCGCCATTTTTGAATTCGTTATTATCGAAAGATGATTTTAACTCTGGTCGAATTgcgtttccattttcattttcattttcattttcttactgtTGCCATGACATTTAGTTATTCTCACCAACGCGACGCATCATGTGATGACGTCATGCCGAAGTGAAAGTGAACCTCTGGCTTATATGCGCCacgcactccctcccccctcttttcccctttcgattcctccatattattattattattgatattattactattactcttgttttgtgttttgttgttgttgttgttgtcatgttTTGAAAATTATCGtttcctgattttctttcttttcaattattacagtcattcgccttcattttatttcttctttttctcctcctcctcctcctcctcctcctcctcctcctcctcctcctcctcctccttttctcctctcctcctctcctcctctctctctctctctctctctctctctctctctctctctctctctctctctctctctctctctctctctctctctttctctctctcaccctttccttgtCCCTCATTCTCGTCCTCATCCACATCCtcctcgccaccaccaccaccaccccatttACCCCGtctcccttcttcaccctcctctccccctatccccatccttcatccccccccccccccgaccctcccGTGTTCTCCAAGACCCGATGTTTATATCTCGTCTTGTTATTGTCTCTCGCTCGTGCCCGAATAAGGTAGGCGTTGACCTTCTCGCCTCGCATACCCAGTTCTCTTGCCCGCCTGCCCCGCCTGCCCAGCCTGCCCGCCTGACTGCCCGCGTGCCCTAGTGTCTTTGTTGCACGCACATAGGGGGGTCCTTTGAGCGTTACtgctttgatttgtttgtttgtttgttattcttatattttttgtcattcatcatcaccatcaccatcaccatcaccaccaccacccacccaccaccaccaccaccaccatcaccatcaccaccaccaccaccaccaccaccaccgtcgcAAGCAACCTAATTTTCCTTTCTAATTTGAATACAATTTTCTACGTTGTTTCGCCGTTTCATTCGTTTGGATTTTGTGGTATTTCTGCTTTCTGTTTgaacttattcttattttctttttatcttagaAATTtaaagggatgagggggggggtcggctaaggggagggaggaaggagggaggaattagTACTTTCCAGTGCGGGGATTAGGGGGGagcggaaggaaagggaaaggaaaagggaaggaaagtgaaaagggaagggaaaaggaaggcaaggaaagggggaaggaaaagggaaaggaaatgggaaggaaaagggaaaggagaaggaaaaggaaaagaaaaggaaaggggaaaagaaagggaagggaaggaaggaaagggaaagggaaaggggaaaggggaaaaaaggaaagggagcaaAGGGCAGAGGGCAGGGGGCAAGGGGCAGGCAGGGAAACCAAGGGTCGTTAGGTCGGGGTCGTATCATTCGTTAATTACTGCTTATCCCCCGACACGCTCTGGGGGTTCCGTGCGCTGGCGTGGTCGTGGCTGCGCATCACTTGCTTGGCGTGCCCGaaggagggattggggggggggtaggaaaggtaGGGGAGGCTGGGGCGGGGGGATTGGGtacgagggggaaaaaggggggggattctGGGGTTTgggtatggggagggaagggagggtttgTAGGAATGTGTatggggagggattggggggttGTTAGGATATCAGGAGAGAAGGGGGTTAGGCCcccaaaagtctctctctctctctttcactatatatatatatatatatatatatatatatatatatatatatatatatatatatatatatatatttttgttagtgtgtgtgtgtgtgtgcgtgcgtgtttgtgcgtgcgtgctgtggtgggtggtgtgtgtgtgtgtttgtctatatatatatatatatatatatatatatatatatatatatatatatacacatatacgcatctgcatatataagtacatatgtatatacatgtatatgtatattatatatattatatatatatatatatatatatatatatatatatatatatatatatgttttttgtgtgtgtgtgtgtgtgtgtgtgtgtgtgtgtgtgtgtgtgtgtgtgtgtgtgtgtgtatatatatatatatatatatatatatatatatatatacatatataagtatgtatttttattcttattcttattcatcatattttcttctcttccttctttgtcttGCCTTTATTGTGCGCTGACCTAGATTACTCACGGGGCGGGGACATgctagtattttcttttctttttttctttttctgttcccgtttttttttcccctttttttttagagagagagagattgatcctCGTAATGATTTGGGTCGAGTCGCCTTTTCGTGATATTTGATAGTTTGCGACTGACCTGATAAATGTCTGTGGAATTGCGatgacctgatttttttttctttcgtttttcgttttcatagatttttgtttatttaaatatattatttgtttctgtttacatattcattcatctgttgtttatgtgtttatttatattaacatgtttatttgtattgtaatttatttgtttatctgttctaGTTAAtcgttagttttatttattattgaatttatttatttttggatagctgacagacagacggacagaaagacatGATAAAAACACTGCCTGACGAGATAGCGCGGGTTAAAGAGGTGGAAACAGATAAATGGGAAGAGGCTGGAGTGACATACAAACAAAATCCGgaagacagctagacagacaggaagaatgagagacacggacagacagacagacttggCCAAGGTCTATTTCGTGTATGTAGATCTTTTGACTTGactgggtggatgggtggatggatgagtgggtgggttggtgggatgaatggttgggtgggtgggtggatagatggatgggtaggtggttggatggatgggtgagtggaaggatggatggatagatagatggctagGAGGCGgacggatggatgaatggatagatggatggatgggtggatgtatTAATGGAAGGACGGATAGATGagtggaaggaaggatggattgatggataaaCGGATGGACGGATGAAAAAATGGATGGAGGGAttaatggatgggtggatggataagCGATAGAaggtggacggatggatggatggagagaaggatggatgaatggatggaaggaagggtggatggatggatggatggacagacagacgcacgcacgaacacacacacacacactcacacacacacacacacacacacacacacacaacacacacacacacaacacacacacacacgcacacgcacaacacacaccacacacacacacacacacacaacaaaaacgacaaacagacacagacataaaccaaacaacaaacacaagacacaaacacagacagacaacgacaAACAGCACAAATAACAAACAGAGCAAACAGACAAAACTAAACAGCAAATAACAGCACAGACGACAAACATGACGTAGTGCCGACAGAATATGAGGCAAGAAGGCTATAATTACAGCTTTTCTTTCCCATCCTCAACTTCACTTTTTCTctaggaattaaataaaaaaaaggcaaataatttCAGCCGAATTCGTATCGCTGGAGTAACAATTATCCTCAGACAGCGAAGTTTACAAATTCACATGAATCATGAAAAtttaagggaggaaaaaaaaagaggagaggaaagagaaagtttACCGAAAACTATGATTGTGTTTGTGCGATGCGGTTTTGTTTCTTTGTCGCGGGGGACAGGGAGGTAGGccgtatttgttttgtttgtctcgcggtttgtttgcttgttgtttgtttattggtgattttttgtttgtgtttgttcttaGTTTGTTTTGTATTGcgtgctgtttttgttattttatgttgcgttcatatttgttgttttatgtttgttcttggtttgttattgctttttgttttgttNNNNNNNNNNNNNNNNNNNNNNNNNNNNNNNNNNNNNNNNNNNNNNNNNNNNNNNNNNNNNNNNNNNNNNNNNNNNNNNNNNNNNNNNNNNNNNNNNNNNaatatatatatatatataataatatatatattttaaattttaataaaattttaatatatatagatttatttatgatatatatttataatatatataataataaaaatttatattatataatatattatatatatatatataatataataatgaaagcatTTTGGGTTTACATGGCTGAAGGACCAAAATGTCAGTGAGTGGCAAATACAATGCCATTCTGTAATAAAATTACCTATTCTCTTACACAtaagatggctctacaagtgcttagtcaccaaggagtcttAACTacctcattttttactttttcttcattttttcaaagtatcatttctattatttatgttttttaaacgttattatatttcaataaaattattaatcataatatcaattagaatgaaaacaattttcaaatcaatagtatgaaagaaaaaatatttccgccaatacaaggaataggaaaatcaggatcggtcactagggccaacgATAGATTCCTTGGTGGCTGAGACAccatggagccatctgtatgtaaaacaaaactcactaaaatctaaaagggacagtacataaacctgctgacattgggttaatttATTTGctgggtttatgtactgtccactgtagtttatagtgaattttgttacataaagatggctccacatgtattCAGTTACCAAGGAGTCAACTAGTAGGCCCTACAGACCATGCTTGATTTCCCCGTTTGTTGAttttgtgggaatttttttttcttgctattaatTACTTCTATcaatactgttactattaattttgattttgtaacTATCATAATGTTCTcaaaatagtagtaacaatagagactacaaaataaaaaaagctttccaaaaatcaaggaaaagagtaaacagttTAGACAGAGAGgtctaataattgactccttggtgactaagcacttgtggagccactTATGTGTTACGATAATTAATAAACTAATATTCGAGTGGAATGGCATGTATTCTGCCATCCTGGCCAATTGGTTTAAGGCAGTATATCTGATACAGATTGCTCCACAGCAGGTGCTGgtataatttcattgttattgattggcaaatctaaagaaaatgagtatcagtgtatgtacatacccacatgtgcgcgtgcacacacacgcacgcgcgcacacacacgcacacacacacacacacacacacacacacacaacacacacaataccaccacacacacaacacacacacacacacacacacacacacaacatttacatTCTAAATTTTGTGTAAGGAAATGacattatgtaagtatataatattaaataacatacattgtctataaatatctatgtagGATGGCTAATGTAAGtataataactacaaaataaGTTCATATGCCATCTGAATCATCTATCTTGGTAAATAATATTCTTTCCCCATCTATAAAGGGATAAGTAAATGAAAAGAGTGatacaattttttataaacacaTCCGTACAACAATCaataagcccaaaaaaaaaaacaacacaaaataagaaGACtggataatagaaaagaaaatcagcGAGAAAAAATCTATCACTTCCATTACATAGTTAAATATCTAGAATGATTATCAAAAAAAACTACGAATAACATACACACTTTTTGATATTCAATGCActcaatataaatgtatatcaagtACACctgttccaaaaaattttaaatacaatccAGTTAAAAAATCAAACCttcaccaaaaaataataattcaaaaaaaaagaagtaataaaaagaaatgacagAGCAAAAGCCAATGCTAAGTCTCATTTGTTGCCCAAAGATTCCAAGTCTGGAGAAAACAAGCCATGGCCGATGTGCCCAATAACATCATGTTCAatcttctttcttcatcctctcaACACTCACAACAAATCCTGATGataaaagatatgtaaaaaagtaatgaataagTTTAAGATGTATGTGAATCAATTTAACCCAATGGAAATAACTGATCAAGTGCCATGTCTAAGACAtcatttcatattcttttcttatatatcaacatacacacatctatgtaaaattaataatataagtaattatattaatattatatatatatatatatatatattctatataatatacatatagcatatgaCAGAATAAAGACatatgagagaagatagagaggagatagagaagaatagaagagaataaattataaagaaagaaataataatgagagagagagaagagaggagagagagagagagagagagagagagagagaggagagagagaggagagaggagtgagaggagagagagaggagtgagagaggagagagagaggagagagtgagagagagaggagagagtgagagagagaggagagagtgagagagagaggagagagtgagagagagagagagagagagagagagagagagagacgagagagagaggagagagtgagagtgagagagagagagagagagagagagagagaagaagagagagagagagtgagaagagagagagagagcggagagagagagagagagagaaaagaaaaaaagaagagaaaatactcACCTGCAAAAACCCAACCTGAGTTCCCTTATTAACAATAAGCTTATGTTCCCCTAACCACAACTCGGTCTTCCCTGATTTATATATCTTGAGCTTCCCAATCTGCCCTTCTGGTAATGTATTTAAAGTACAATACTGAGGTTgtgctttcttctcctcttcatcttctgcaGTCTGAGGAAAAGAGATTTAAGTGCTGTAATCTGCATAAGCTGAGAAAATGGCATTAGTGAACAAGCCAGAAGCTAGAAGCCTGACAAAATATTGATGACAAATAACTGTAAAAATGAAAGAGTACACTTTTCTCTACTTAAGTATATATTCCTGAATccaggaaaaaatacaaataaaagacaaaaaaagcagCAACTTACTGCATTGCTAACATTACTAGGCTGTGACTGTTTCTGTTGTGGAGTTTGCGGCTCCTGTTTGATCTCAGGAGGGTGACTGGGAAGGGAGTTTGGCAGCTGTGGTGGATAAAGAATACATTAAAATGATATGGGTGATatgtggaaagaggaagaagcagaggaaaagcGATATTTTCTTATTGCCAAATAATACTAAGAATGCTTTATATGATAAATCTATAAATcctaaaaagaacaagaagaatgaggaggaggaaagtggagaagggggggagagagagagagagagagaggggagagagagagagagagagagagagaagagagagaagagagagagagagagagagaagaaagagagagagagagagagagaagaaagagagagagagctagaaagctagagagtg
This window encodes:
- the LOC119572581 gene encoding uncharacterized protein LOC119572581, which encodes MAPEVPSHKGISILERGKLPPGIFLAWFTQNIIERFAKSGSVLISLYDLPPAVSLCVIRNVLLPHEIRQSYDKGGLPARKRHQNRQWSSFCQGNKDFMFFQLPNSLPSHPPEIKQEPQTPQQKQSQPSNVSNATAEDEEEKKAQPQYCTLNTLPEGQIGKLKIYKSGKTELWLGEHKLIVNKGTQVGFLQHLLWSNLYQIYCLKPIGQDGRIHAIPLEY